The window AGTCATTCCATTTTGTGAGGATTGAGGCGTTGACATCTGACTAATATACGTACTTATAAAAGTAAATGCAGCTGCCAAAACAGGCATGATGTAATATGGATCGGGACGTCCCAAATCCATCCACAAAAACCGACCATTTTGTAACTGTGGAGTCCGCCAAATTGCTTGATACAAGGCATACATAACTGGCAGCTGAATTAGCATCGGCAAGCATCCAGTATAAGGATTAATGCCGGCTTCTTTATACAACTTACTAGTTTCTTCTTGCAGCTTTTGACGTGACTCAACATCCTTGCCAGGATACTTTTTACGCAATGCATCCATCTGTGGTTGCACTTTTTGTTGCTTAGCCATGCTCTTAATAGAAATGGCATTCAATGGTAATAAAATTATTCTTACTATAATAGTAAAGATAATGATTGCCCAACCATAGGAATCACGAACTAAACTTGCAATCCAAAGAATAAATTGGGAAATATAGTAAACAATATACCGATCCCACCAATTGCCACTAGTATGAGAAATAGGAGCAACACTTGATCCATTAGTAGATGCACAACCTGTAACTACTAAAGCTAAGGTTAACATTCCTAGACCTAATAGAATCAGTTTCCAATTTTTCTTAGATAAATGATTTCTCACTCTACTTTTCCTCAGTTTCCGTCTCTTCGTTT of the Lactobacillus gasseri ATCC 33323 = JCM 1131 genome contains:
- a CDS encoding YidC/Oxa1 family membrane protein insertase; this translates as MRNHLSKKNWKLILLGLGMLTLALVVTGCASTNGSSVAPISHTSGNWWDRYIVYYISQFILWIASLVRDSYGWAIIIFTIIVRIILLPLNAISIKSMAKQQKVQPQMDALRKKYPGKDVESRQKLQEETSKLYKEAGINPYTGCLPMLIQLPVMYALYQAIWRTPQLQNGRFLWMDLGRPDPYYIMPVLAAAFTFISTYISQMSTPQSSQNGMTKGMTYLMPLIIGVSAIGIQSAISLYWVISNLFQVVQTFILQNPFKYQRELEEQKKAERERERKVRRVYKRLGRKKQK